Genomic segment of Nilaparvata lugens isolate BPH chromosome 6, ASM1435652v1, whole genome shotgun sequence:
AGCAACCACAAGCAGGCATAAGATTGACTGAGACAATTGAGGAAGAGTACCTCATCGACTGCTATCGTCTGGATTACAACGAACAAAAATGGAGAGACATAAAACAGCATTACGAGAACAACAGGAGTCATTTAGAACAGACGGGCCGTTTATTCAACATATTGACCATATCATGTATGGCTGGAATAACAACCAGATACGCCATTTTTGATTTAGCAAAGTTATTTTTTGGAGGTAGATCGATGAGAGGCAAGCCAACTCCTTTCGTCGCATATATTCCGCCCGACGTCGACCAGACAGATTTTCTCGTTTACATATTCGTGTTGCAAGTTTTTCTAACAGCTATACTTCATATGGAAGGTTATTTCATAAACTGCGCCCTGTTCCAATGTTCccaaaaaatattgacaaacTTTGAGGCGATGTACATTATCATAGATCATATAGCTGAGAACTATCCAAGTTCTTCATCACTTGACttttatgacaaaaatattgaacaagCGAGAAATAATGGGTTCTTCAACACTGATAATGCACGAACAGAAAAGCTTCGAGAAGATATGAGACTCCTGGTTAGATCTCACCAGCATCTTAACAGGTGAGATAGTAGAAGAAGATTTATAGAAAATACTCAATCATGGTAGTAATGAATACTGAGAagactttatttttttaagaatattttatcCACCTAATTGATTCTCAGAATAATGTGCACTTGCCCATAATGTGGTTTCGAACTGGCCCTATCTATTAATGTTTCCGGCCCCATTTGGGccctattgatttttttaaggCCCAATTAATGTTTATAACTTCAGGGTCCCTAGAGTTCCTGATTTCCCAACCAGACATGACCGAATATTTCCAGCCAGGTAACTCTCATAGAGACGTTAAACTGTCAGTCCCGGCTAAAGCAAAAAGGTTGTAAGGACTGGCATAGCTCACTGACAACAGCGCTATTTGTCAGCAAAAGTAGTAACAATGATGAGCGTCTTATGAAAATGATGGCAGACTTCGATGGCTCGAATGATGGTTCGCGTTCCAGATTTgattagctgatgaaaaatattcGAATAACATCAAATACTTGCAAAtaatatgtatatttttcttatttgtaTATTCTACTGATATTAAGTATGTAATAAATGCAGCATACAAACGTTTCTTTCATAAGTTGATCATATTTCTGGCTGAGGTCTCGAATCCAGTTGGCTCAATGACAACTCTTCATGGTTTCTCATCTGAACTCTGACCTTTCACCCTATTCCCAATGTGAGCTTCCCGAATAGAATTTCTTCATTCtctattgatttatacaataagtacatcatgaaaatgatagggagagaaaaaataagttgCTTCCCATTTTATTCAAATGGGCTTACTTTTACTCTCTAGggaattttttagtttattgaTCTCGAGGATGAATTTACCATTATGTTCCAGAGAGTAAAGTAAGTATAtaagacagtaggtggaggaaaagtgaATTGCAATCGTTTTCTACACATGGTGATAAAAGTATCGAAGAAGTAGAATCTCACTCACTTGGTGACTAAG
This window contains:
- the LOC120351844 gene encoding uncharacterized protein LOC120351844 isoform X2, with the translated sequence MRKFINLLRYDGANSSLNFILFTISEFLVLSNILLVFLNETDNVEKCVLAAKDFVTLAYFYTSMYKRFQQPQAGIRLTETIEEEYLIDCYRLDYNEQKWRDIKQHYENNRSHLEQTGRLFNILTISCMAGITTRYAIFDLAKLFFGGRSMRGKPTPFVAYIPPDVDQTDFLVYIFVLQVFLTAILHMEGYFINCALFQCSQKILTNFEAMYIIIDHIAENYPSSSSLDFYDKNIEQARNNGFFNTDNARTEKLREDMRLLVRSHQHLNRSVKSCVKCFEYGILALSVLISMDTCSLFYSMLQAESNIIVMSYLLLCSTYTTLLLLVYYIGQRVTNQIMKAAFTYGNIMYSRKST